One window from the genome of Faecalibacterium sp. HTF-F encodes:
- a CDS encoding RluA family pseudouridine synthase, whose protein sequence is MKILKVKCLAPTRLDNYLTQQYPALTPGRLNKALRENKIKLNGKKQPLSTRVMAGDEIKLFILDEVLDADRRVEGPAWKNARGPAQVVYDCPQIIIVNKPAGLAVDGPEDDTLLNRTLLYLNQQGEYKENDLYTPALCHRLDTGTSGLVIVAKTPEAEELFLAAIKNREVKKTYLCVTFGRPTPPDATLGGYLLKDADRGIVKIVEDKQPGARDVETRYETIAVSGRLALLKVQLITGRTHQIRAHMASIGCPILGDSKYGNNTANRELKLKYQALCAWELTMPHFNQPDFAFLSGKTFHAPKPWYYNQVLDGTLK, encoded by the coding sequence GTGAAGATTTTAAAAGTAAAGTGTCTTGCCCCCACCCGGCTGGACAACTATCTGACCCAGCAGTACCCCGCCCTGACCCCGGGCCGCCTGAACAAGGCCCTGCGGGAGAACAAGATCAAGCTGAACGGCAAAAAGCAGCCGCTTTCCACCCGCGTGATGGCCGGTGACGAGATCAAGCTGTTCATTCTGGATGAAGTTCTGGATGCGGACCGCCGTGTGGAAGGCCCGGCGTGGAAGAACGCCCGCGGCCCGGCACAGGTGGTGTATGACTGCCCGCAGATCATCATTGTGAACAAGCCCGCCGGTCTTGCCGTGGACGGCCCGGAGGACGACACGCTGCTGAACCGCACCCTGCTCTACCTGAACCAGCAGGGCGAGTACAAGGAGAACGACCTGTACACTCCGGCGCTGTGCCACCGGCTGGACACCGGCACCAGCGGCCTTGTCATCGTTGCCAAGACCCCGGAGGCCGAAGAGCTGTTCCTTGCAGCCATCAAGAACCGCGAAGTGAAAAAGACCTACCTCTGCGTCACCTTCGGCCGTCCGACCCCGCCGGATGCCACTCTGGGCGGCTATCTGCTTAAGGACGCCGACCGCGGCATCGTGAAGATCGTGGAGGACAAGCAGCCCGGTGCCAGGGACGTGGAGACCCGGTACGAGACCATCGCCGTCTCCGGTCGTCTGGCCCTGCTGAAAGTGCAGCTGATCACCGGCCGCACCCATCAGATCCGCGCCCACATGGCCAGCATCGGCTGTCCCATTCTGGGCGACAGCAAATACGGCAACAACACCGCCAACCGTGAGCTGAAACTCAAGTATCAGGCCCTGTGCGCATGGGAACTGACTATGCCCCACTTCAACCAGCCGGACTTTGCCTTCCTCAGCGGCAAGACCTTCCACGCCCCCAAACCATGGTATTACAATCAGGTGCTGGACGGCACGCTGAAATAA